One genomic segment of Pseudobdellovibrionaceae bacterium includes these proteins:
- a CDS encoding phosphatase PAP2 family protein translates to MGRGLAVLTLALTIALPAGAAYTDYIPKYPETKEEWFGRSFNATSAKIVLTGFAVSGLAYKGDEGVRDAWVNHQRMHPDTSHVGDLLGTGVPGLLIGLTQYQFDRANGEAHLKAWAGAGVWTYALKTVAGRKRPGTSQNRQSWPSGHTSTAFATASSLHFAYGWKVGVPSYIVASGVALSRLADDKHWFSDTLAGAGVGVWMGYAYAAFTEISPNDRPVSVSQGGLLPPSASHIQLIPSFGNETFLLNLLSEF, encoded by the coding sequence ATGGGGCGGGGACTCGCGGTCCTGACGCTCGCTCTGACGATCGCGCTTCCGGCTGGCGCCGCTTACACCGACTACATTCCGAAATATCCCGAAACGAAAGAGGAGTGGTTCGGTCGCAGCTTCAATGCGACCTCCGCGAAGATCGTGCTGACGGGGTTCGCGGTGAGCGGGCTTGCCTACAAGGGCGACGAGGGCGTGCGCGACGCTTGGGTGAATCACCAGCGCATGCATCCGGACACCTCCCATGTCGGGGATCTGCTGGGGACCGGGGTGCCGGGGTTGCTGATCGGGCTCACGCAGTATCAATTCGATCGCGCGAACGGCGAGGCGCACCTCAAAGCCTGGGCGGGGGCGGGCGTGTGGACTTACGCGCTGAAGACGGTCGCCGGGCGCAAACGTCCCGGCACGAGTCAGAACCGGCAGTCGTGGCCTTCGGGTCATACCTCCACCGCGTTCGCGACGGCGTCGTCGCTGCACTTCGCGTACGGGTGGAAGGTGGGCGTTCCCTCTTATATAGTGGCGTCCGGCGTGGCGCTGTCTCGTCTTGCCGACGACAAACACTGGTTCAGCGATACGCTCGCCGGGGCGGGAGTCGGGGTCTGGATGGGTTATGCGTACGCCGCTTTCACCGAAATTTCACCGAACGATCGTCCAGTTTCGGTGTCTCAGGGGGGGCTTCTCCCCCCTTCGGCGTCTCACATTCAGCTCATCCCAAGCTTCGGGAATGAGACGTTTTTATTGAACCTGCTGTCTGAATTCTAG
- a CDS encoding MerR family transcriptional regulator, with amino-acid sequence MKFSIETVSKLTGLPAATLRNWEKRYGYPQPARSAGGHRLYAQKDVSFLKLALRLQNEGRQLQDLTKLYEGYVDEEPAPVTSSDDVTFRVRLVYESLLRYDIAATAQHWMIFGAKLAPQQMFSLVFEELLRRLGDDWSRGQISVAQEHFVSGFLRMKLGAFMTLDFPATQATSFALATLEGERHEGGLMLVGCHLKYRGYTVHYFGVDLPFTALNEALQESGAQIFGISYVDLEHLRRDLPNLARVEIPVVLGGIAVLALSDKEVREIEDSYPGLFLCFEASSEKAADHLELVGRRSP; translated from the coding sequence ATGAAGTTCTCGATCGAAACCGTTTCGAAGTTGACCGGCCTTCCGGCGGCGACGTTGCGAAACTGGGAAAAACGATACGGATACCCTCAGCCCGCGCGCAGTGCGGGCGGGCACCGGCTATACGCGCAGAAAGACGTGAGCTTTTTGAAGCTCGCGCTGCGGCTGCAGAACGAAGGGCGCCAACTTCAAGATCTCACGAAACTGTACGAAGGCTACGTCGACGAGGAGCCGGCGCCGGTCACCTCCAGTGACGACGTCACGTTCCGCGTGCGCCTCGTTTACGAGTCGCTCCTCCGTTACGACATCGCGGCGACCGCGCAGCACTGGATGATTTTCGGGGCGAAGCTCGCTCCGCAACAGATGTTCAGTCTGGTCTTTGAAGAGCTGCTGCGCCGTTTGGGCGACGATTGGTCGCGCGGTCAGATTTCCGTCGCGCAAGAGCACTTCGTTTCGGGGTTTTTGCGCATGAAACTTGGGGCATTCATGACCCTCGATTTTCCCGCCACGCAGGCGACGAGCTTCGCGCTGGCGACACTCGAAGGGGAGCGTCACGAGGGCGGGCTGATGCTCGTGGGCTGCCATCTGAAATACCGCGGCTACACGGTTCACTACTTCGGGGTGGATCTGCCGTTCACGGCGTTGAACGAGGCGCTTCAAGAATCCGGGGCGCAGATTTTCGGCATCAGCTACGTGGATCTCGAGCATCTTCGCCGTGATCTGCCGAACCTCGCGCGGGTCGAAATTCCCGTCGTGCTGGGCGGCATCGCGGTCTTGGCTCTGAGCGACAAAGAGGTCCGCGAGATCGAGGACAGCTATCCCGGGCTTTTCCTTTGTTTTGAAGCCAGCAGCGAAAAGGCGGCCGATCATCTCGAATTGGTGGGCCGCCGGAGCCCGTAA
- a CDS encoding PA2778 family cysteine peptidase yields the protein MMNAPSRTFLSLAFLSLALTACTSGRGLTAADRDAFREARAEDAHLEIPLIVQEKDHCGPATLTMALRHYDAGVRLEDVTAMTFTPRAQGSFQTDLLAAARRLGFAPYRIPDMAGVYRAVDAGMPVVVFQNLGLSFYPVWHYALVTGYAGADLLLHTGDQADARVPLERLAKTWDRADRWSYVFVPPEVIPVGATLDEALGNAEVFAREGHPDEAILLYRAIAQEFPRAFEGPAGLGLLAFEAGDVEYAIHSFREAVARAPTHPGLRHNLEQVLAQSKKQRVQ from the coding sequence ATGATGAACGCGCCCTCCCGGACGTTTCTTTCGCTGGCATTTTTGAGCCTCGCGCTCACGGCCTGCACGAGCGGTCGCGGTCTGACCGCGGCCGATCGGGACGCGTTCCGGGAGGCGCGCGCCGAGGATGCGCACCTCGAGATCCCGCTCATCGTTCAAGAGAAAGACCACTGCGGCCCCGCGACGTTGACGATGGCGCTTCGGCACTACGACGCCGGCGTGCGTTTAGAGGACGTCACCGCGATGACCTTCACGCCGCGCGCGCAGGGGAGCTTTCAAACCGATCTGCTCGCGGCGGCCCGGCGTTTGGGCTTCGCCCCTTACCGCATCCCCGATATGGCGGGGGTTTACCGTGCGGTCGACGCCGGAATGCCGGTCGTCGTCTTCCAGAATCTGGGCCTCTCGTTTTATCCCGTGTGGCACTACGCTTTGGTGACGGGCTACGCGGGCGCGGATCTGCTCCTGCACACCGGTGATCAGGCCGACGCGCGGGTCCCGCTCGAACGCCTCGCCAAAACCTGGGACCGCGCGGACCGATGGTCCTACGTCTTCGTGCCTCCCGAGGTGATCCCGGTCGGCGCCACGCTGGATGAAGCGCTCGGGAACGCCGAGGTCTTCGCGCGTGAAGGTCACCCTGACGAAGCGATTCTGTTGTATCGCGCGATCGCGCAGGAGTTCCCGCGGGCCTTCGAGGGGCCTGCGGGTTTGGGGCTTCTGGCGTTCGAGGCGGGGGACGTGGAGTACGCGATTCACTCGTTCCGCGAGGCCGTCGCGCGCGCGCCCACGCACCCGGGCCTGCGGCATAACCTCGAACAGGTTCTCGCTCAGTCGAAGAAGCAACGCGTCCAATAG
- a CDS encoding PA2779 family protein, which yields MTRMLLTALMIGSLVSIRPAITYAGNADRLLTLNELRAQGASPAAQARKNLEDPRAQALLADLGISKAEASARIANLSDREVESVLKGETQLRAGGDILYVVLMVLLIIFVAQRI from the coding sequence ATGACACGCATGTTACTGACCGCACTGATGATTGGAAGTTTGGTCTCGATCCGCCCCGCGATCACTTACGCGGGGAACGCCGACCGGCTTCTCACCTTGAATGAACTGCGCGCCCAAGGAGCAAGCCCCGCGGCGCAGGCCCGTAAGAACCTCGAAGATCCCCGCGCGCAGGCGTTGCTTGCAGATCTGGGCATCTCGAAAGCCGAAGCTTCGGCCCGCATCGCGAATCTCAGCGATCGCGAAGTCGAAAGCGTGCTGAAGGGTGAAACCCAACTGCGCGCCGGCGGCGACATCTTGTATGTCGTTTTGATGGTTCTGCTCATCATCTTCGTGGCGCAACGGATTTGA
- a CDS encoding DUF4360 domain-containing protein yields MGKSSLANLGLVLGLIVSASVAQARIQMQGYQSRGAGCPEGSVQVMWAPDYRSFTILYDRLLLEAGRGRGASGQINCEVEMHLQKHRLQGFAVEAVDFRGFVQLDPGVRAQQTVKVSSGSTKELRAISTDFGMQRWQGPANQNYTLSTVRPARRPEILNCIPYRENTRLVVQTRLEISNAGGGRGGMMAVDSGDGRVMQRYHVRWQNCVETTKDLIEDIIGAIRRR; encoded by the coding sequence ATGGGGAAGTCATCGCTGGCAAATCTGGGTTTGGTTTTGGGTCTCATCGTCTCGGCCTCGGTCGCGCAAGCGCGCATCCAGATGCAGGGCTACCAGTCGCGGGGCGCGGGTTGCCCCGAAGGCTCGGTGCAAGTGATGTGGGCGCCCGACTACCGCTCGTTCACCATCCTCTACGACCGCTTGCTCTTGGAGGCCGGTCGCGGTCGCGGGGCCTCGGGTCAGATCAATTGTGAAGTCGAAATGCACCTGCAGAAACATCGTCTGCAAGGTTTCGCGGTGGAAGCGGTCGACTTCCGCGGTTTCGTGCAGCTCGATCCCGGTGTGCGCGCCCAACAAACCGTGAAAGTCTCGTCGGGTTCGACGAAAGAACTGCGCGCGATCTCGACGGACTTCGGAATGCAGCGCTGGCAAGGTCCCGCGAATCAGAACTACACGCTGTCCACCGTGCGGCCCGCGCGTCGTCCGGAAATTTTGAACTGCATCCCCTACCGCGAGAACACGCGTTTGGTCGTCCAAACCCGACTCGAGATCTCGAACGCCGGCGGCGGTCGCGGCGGGATGATGGCGGTCGACTCGGGCGACGGCCGGGTCATGCAGCGCTACCACGTCCGTTGGCAGAACTGCGTGGAAACCACGAAAGATTTGATCGAGGATATCATCGGCGCGATCCGCCGCCGTTAG
- a CDS encoding cellulase family glycosylhydrolase, with protein MNSRILATFFILCTALGCGKSGFNLDLGEEPSQEETPPVTRGAFSLGVNLSGLEIGGTIPGVLDTDYAAPTTASLDYYKSRGLKHIRLPINWERLQPGVNGPLDSDYLQIIEDLADAARTRQMFLLLDVHNSGRRTEGVIGSPAVPVTALADLWLRVAEHFADHTGIEGYDLMNEPHHISEATWVTAAQAAILAIRTEDDTKKIYVEGANWASSWNFESTNPTLHTLKDPKEKLVFSAHCYLDRDNSGSHFIWADEVAAGSSSPVGAAMNEDIGLVRLASFANWLEKHGFQGHIGEIGTGHENPAWLTALDRALNFAREKKLEVHYWAGGPRWGDYGYSVEAGVSGQADARQMAVLTKYTEPSVWPTRYLLSGPTRGTGGTPSAAFTVEYRGLLKANVTVTPNDGGQGGVFTPATLTLTPGFNPSGSFTYTPNGAKTHYITLSNSGGWTNPAPHAFSSQADLFMLTSVAPTNIFALRKIYAPYIGPLIRLARDVDGAQMDFGYTTNGELDRQAIVDWAGGDTAILRVIRWYDQSPAGAHMLPVYSNTALGFSSPRDYPLFRVNDGDGHPVIIFDANRADFESKLQNVTGHSILARANHRAGGRLLSAQFETYFNFLDDGGKWTLSMDTVNGPYEELDMGVVADQWHDYAGTFHAGTANGWKSFVDGGAQATATSINTSFSMSYGLNTYNVGYFRWWDASRWYGKVRELVLFDGVISDTLVQDFHLDTDSYYATPLTPLPVSTNPVIIPMMGPVMPTTYKGVNLSGLEYNSVKGYPNYDYALPSAAEIDYFAAKGMTLIRLPFDSDRLQPRRFGALNPGFLKVIDDLVQQARMRGMWVVLDPHTYGYLKDDDGTDRVIGVDPLMPSAALADFWSRLAGVYINQPNVIFGLMNEPHNQTAAQWKAVAVDSINAIRATGSTHLILVPGTWWSGAHSWIASGNAAEWSGFSDVNFAYEVHQYLDSDSSGTHAECHPGVSARLDDFMTWVKNENAKGFLGEFGWSQDASCPAEVSAFMTKLGDTDAWMGWSYWTAGPWMDNYMFSVQPTGLGTGTVVDKPPLTVLQSNL; from the coding sequence ATGAATTCGCGGATTTTGGCGACCTTCTTCATTCTGTGCACGGCTCTCGGCTGCGGGAAGTCGGGTTTCAATTTGGATCTCGGTGAAGAGCCGAGCCAAGAGGAAACCCCGCCCGTCACGCGCGGGGCCTTTTCGCTCGGCGTGAATCTGTCGGGACTCGAGATCGGCGGTACAATCCCCGGCGTGCTCGACACCGACTACGCCGCGCCCACGACCGCGTCGCTCGATTACTACAAATCCCGCGGCCTGAAGCACATCCGCCTGCCGATCAACTGGGAACGTTTGCAACCCGGCGTGAACGGTCCACTCGATTCCGATTATTTGCAAATCATCGAAGACCTGGCCGACGCGGCCCGCACGCGCCAGATGTTTCTGCTGTTGGACGTGCACAACTCGGGGCGCCGGACCGAAGGCGTCATCGGCTCACCGGCGGTGCCGGTCACCGCGCTCGCCGATCTGTGGTTACGCGTGGCCGAGCACTTCGCCGATCACACGGGGATCGAAGGCTACGACCTGATGAACGAGCCCCACCATATCAGCGAGGCGACCTGGGTCACCGCCGCGCAGGCCGCGATCCTGGCCATCCGCACGGAAGACGACACCAAGAAAATCTACGTCGAAGGCGCGAACTGGGCCTCGAGCTGGAACTTCGAATCGACGAACCCGACGCTCCACACATTGAAAGATCCGAAAGAGAAGCTCGTCTTTTCGGCGCACTGTTATCTGGACCGCGACAACTCGGGCTCGCACTTCATCTGGGCGGACGAGGTCGCGGCCGGAAGCTCTTCACCCGTCGGTGCCGCGATGAATGAAGACATCGGTCTCGTGCGCCTGGCGAGCTTCGCGAACTGGCTCGAAAAGCACGGTTTCCAAGGCCACATCGGCGAGATCGGCACGGGTCACGAAAATCCCGCGTGGTTGACGGCGCTCGACCGCGCGCTGAATTTCGCGCGCGAGAAAAAACTCGAGGTCCACTACTGGGCCGGCGGCCCCCGCTGGGGCGATTACGGCTACAGCGTCGAGGCCGGCGTCAGCGGTCAAGCCGACGCCCGGCAGATGGCGGTCCTGACGAAGTACACCGAACCTAGCGTGTGGCCCACGCGCTATCTTTTGAGCGGACCTACGCGCGGGACCGGCGGCACGCCCAGCGCGGCCTTCACCGTCGAGTACCGCGGCCTTCTGAAAGCGAACGTCACCGTCACGCCGAACGACGGCGGTCAGGGCGGAGTCTTCACCCCCGCAACGCTGACCCTGACCCCCGGCTTCAATCCGTCGGGGAGCTTCACCTACACGCCGAACGGCGCGAAGACCCACTACATCACTTTGTCGAACAGCGGCGGCTGGACGAATCCCGCGCCGCACGCGTTCTCGAGCCAGGCCGATCTGTTCATGCTGACCTCGGTCGCGCCGACGAACATCTTCGCGCTCCGCAAGATCTACGCGCCCTACATCGGACCGCTGATCCGATTGGCGCGCGACGTGGATGGCGCGCAGATGGACTTCGGTTATACGACGAACGGCGAACTCGATCGCCAGGCGATCGTGGACTGGGCGGGCGGCGACACGGCCATCCTGCGCGTGATCCGTTGGTACGATCAAAGCCCCGCCGGCGCGCACATGCTGCCCGTCTATTCCAACACCGCGTTGGGATTTTCGTCCCCGCGCGACTATCCCTTGTTTCGCGTCAACGATGGCGACGGTCACCCCGTGATCATCTTCGACGCCAACCGCGCCGACTTCGAATCGAAACTGCAGAACGTGACCGGCCATTCGATCCTGGCGCGCGCGAACCACCGCGCGGGCGGACGACTATTGAGCGCGCAATTCGAAACCTATTTCAATTTTCTGGATGACGGCGGCAAATGGACGCTTTCGATGGATACGGTGAACGGCCCTTATGAAGAGCTCGACATGGGCGTCGTCGCCGATCAGTGGCACGACTACGCCGGAACGTTCCACGCCGGAACCGCGAACGGTTGGAAGAGCTTCGTCGACGGCGGCGCGCAAGCGACCGCGACCTCAATCAATACGTCGTTCTCGATGTCGTACGGGCTGAACACGTACAACGTCGGTTACTTCCGCTGGTGGGACGCGTCCCGCTGGTACGGGAAGGTGCGCGAGCTCGTGCTGTTCGACGGCGTGATCAGCGACACGCTCGTGCAGGATTTCCACCTCGATACGGACAGCTATTACGCGACGCCGTTGACGCCGCTGCCGGTCTCGACGAATCCGGTGATCATCCCGATGATGGGGCCCGTGATGCCGACCACCTACAAGGGCGTGAATCTTTCGGGTCTCGAATACAATTCCGTCAAAGGTTATCCCAACTACGACTACGCTCTTCCGAGCGCGGCCGAGATCGACTATTTCGCGGCGAAGGGTATGACGTTGATCCGTCTGCCTTTCGACTCGGATCGTCTGCAACCGCGTCGCTTCGGCGCACTGAACCCCGGCTTTTTGAAGGTCATCGACGATCTCGTGCAGCAGGCGCGGATGCGCGGGATGTGGGTGGTGCTGGACCCGCATACCTACGGTTATCTGAAAGATGACGACGGCACCGATCGCGTGATCGGGGTCGATCCGCTGATGCCCTCGGCGGCGTTGGCCGACTTCTGGTCGCGACTGGCCGGGGTCTACATCAACCAACCCAACGTCATCTTCGGCCTGATGAACGAACCGCACAACCAAACCGCGGCCCAGTGGAAAGCGGTGGCCGTCGATTCAATCAACGCGATTCGCGCGACCGGATCGACACATTTGATCTTGGTCCCTGGGACCTGGTGGAGCGGGGCGCACTCCTGGATCGCCTCGGGAAATGCCGCGGAATGGAGCGGCTTCAGCGATGTTAATTTCGCCTACGAAGTTCACCAGTACTTGGATTCGGACAGTTCGGGCACACACGCGGAGTGCCACCCCGGCGTTTCGGCCCGGCTGGACGACTTCATGACCTGGGTCAAAAACGAAAATGCGAAGGGTTTCCTGGGCGAGTTCGGCTGGAGTCAAGATGCCAGCTGCCCCGCCGAAGTCAGCGCTTTCATGACGAAACTCGGCGATACCGACGCTTGGATGGGGTGGAGTTACTGGACCGCCGGTCCGTGGATGGACAACTATATGTTTAGCGTCCAGCCGACCGGCCTGGGAACGGGCACGGTCGTCGACAAGCCGCCGCTCACCGTCTTGCAATCCAATCTCTAA
- the rnk gene encoding nucleoside diphosphate kinase regulator produces MNASLTLTRTDYERLSHLILSAPEEIAELLEGELARANVVDDTQLPLNVVAMNSAVRYRVVANGQENEITLVYPADADSATGRISVLAPIGAALIGLSVGQKIKWPLPQGGHKEIEVLSVRRVD; encoded by the coding sequence ATGAACGCCTCGCTCACTTTGACCCGCACGGACTACGAACGCCTTTCGCATTTGATCCTTTCCGCTCCGGAAGAGATCGCCGAACTTCTGGAGGGCGAGCTCGCGCGCGCGAACGTCGTCGACGATACCCAGCTGCCGCTGAACGTCGTCGCGATGAATTCGGCCGTGCGCTACCGCGTGGTCGCGAACGGACAGGAAAATGAAATCACTTTGGTTTATCCCGCCGACGCCGACTCGGCCACCGGCCGCATTTCGGTGCTCGCGCCCATCGGGGCCGCGCTCATCGGGCTCAGCGTGGGGCAGAAAATAAAATGGCCGCTCCCGCAGGGCGGCCACAAAGAAATCGAAGTTTTGTCCGTACGCCGGGTCGACTAG
- a CDS encoding TPM domain-containing protein → MRGLVFKAGLLVALLFAAVIAEAQFTVPPLREPVQDMAGVLDAGTKSELEALIRNAHAAGKIQLQILIVPTLGGEPVEQAALKVVDAWKLGTAKGDQGALFLVAINDRKMRIEVGQGLEGDLPDVTAKRILADRVAPFFRSGNYAGGIREGTLRILAAAGDEFVEAAPTDEGMSDQVAQYIHLMILVVIILLSFLGRGRRRRGGLAPFLGGYYLGSGGGWSGGGGGSSWGGGSGGGWSGGGGGFSGGGASGDW, encoded by the coding sequence ATGCGAGGTCTCGTGTTCAAAGCGGGACTTCTGGTCGCGCTGCTGTTCGCGGCGGTGATCGCCGAAGCGCAGTTCACGGTCCCGCCCTTACGCGAACCCGTCCAGGACATGGCGGGCGTCCTTGATGCGGGCACCAAGTCCGAGCTCGAGGCTTTGATCCGCAACGCGCACGCCGCGGGAAAAATCCAACTGCAAATTCTGATCGTGCCCACTCTCGGCGGCGAACCCGTCGAGCAAGCGGCGCTCAAGGTCGTCGACGCCTGGAAGCTCGGCACCGCGAAGGGCGATCAAGGCGCCCTTTTCCTGGTCGCCATCAACGACCGCAAGATGCGCATCGAAGTCGGACAGGGCCTCGAAGGCGATCTTCCCGACGTGACCGCGAAGCGCATTTTGGCTGACCGGGTGGCGCCGTTTTTCCGATCCGGAAATTACGCCGGCGGCATCCGCGAGGGGACTTTGCGGATCTTGGCCGCGGCCGGTGACGAATTCGTCGAGGCCGCACCCACCGATGAGGGGATGTCCGACCAGGTCGCGCAGTACATTCATCTGATGATACTCGTGGTGATCATTTTGCTGAGCTTCCTCGGCCGCGGTCGCCGTCGTCGTGGAGGACTTGCGCCGTTTCTCGGCGGCTATTATCTGGGCTCCGGTGGCGGTTGGTCTGGCGGTGGCGGAGGCTCCAGCTGGGGTGGCGGTTCGGGCGGAGGTTGGTCCGGCGGCGGTGGTGGATTTTCCGGAGGAGGGGCGAGCGGTGACTGGTGA
- a CDS encoding LemA family protein, whose product MKLQKLSSLFLLSFTALFFAGCGWQSIPTAKNQTEAALAEVTNQYKRRADLVPNLVNTVKGYASHEQATLTQVTEARAKATAVTVDPSKVTPEKLAEFQAAQGQLSQALGRLMVVSEQYPNLKADANFRDLQAQLEGTENRITVARQRLIEDIKAFNNLITVPPTSWTNSILYHHDKMPQWDVSAAEKEQNEKAPEVKF is encoded by the coding sequence ATGAAACTGCAAAAGCTGTCGTCGTTGTTCCTACTGTCTTTCACCGCGCTCTTCTTCGCTGGCTGTGGTTGGCAAAGCATCCCCACCGCGAAAAACCAAACCGAAGCCGCGCTGGCCGAAGTCACGAATCAGTATAAACGCCGCGCCGATCTGGTGCCGAACCTTGTGAACACGGTGAAGGGTTACGCCTCCCACGAGCAAGCGACCCTCACGCAAGTGACCGAAGCCCGCGCGAAAGCGACGGCGGTCACCGTCGATCCCTCGAAAGTGACGCCGGAAAAATTGGCCGAGTTCCAGGCGGCTCAGGGGCAGTTGTCCCAGGCGTTGGGTCGTTTGATGGTCGTTTCCGAGCAATACCCGAATCTGAAGGCCGATGCGAATTTCCGCGATCTGCAAGCGCAGCTCGAGGGCACCGAAAACCGCATCACCGTCGCGCGCCAACGTTTGATCGAAGACATCAAGGCCTTCAACAATCTGATTACCGTTCCGCCGACGAGCTGGACGAACTCGATTCTTTACCACCACGACAAGATGCCCCAATGGGACGTCTCGGCGGCGGAAAAAGAACAAAATGAAAAAGCACCGGAAGTGAAATTCTGA
- a CDS encoding class I SAM-dependent methyltransferase, producing the protein MEKIQWRHFETEDLLFVDKPDGIATHAPHPGLEGYIETWQEQLRHEGRLSGRPESEGRLSDRPEPGLWVCHRLDKTTSGAMVFAKTKEAANRLRLDFENRRVGKTYWFLTDRRSDQEELLMESEIRKEGSAFVSDPSSSSPNSKTRFARIKRSPFFELWAAYPESGKPHQIRLHARDLGLPILGDGLYGGSSFARLCLHAVELRVPGAPVWTCPAPRLFERLGVLKANEIVTALCAIDRRYRQFDFLRDPEMCLRLMEFEAPGLQMDLLGSQAWLQWFREADPTPRELERWALVSRILGRPLLIQKRWNRGEKSGPAPKWRDENYRDVWTARENGVTYEFRTDSGESHGLFLDQRANRTRVREISEGKSVLNLFAYTGGFGIAAALGGATSVTTVDLSKAAIEWSKRNFALNPEAGAGDNQEFFAADCFFFLERAAKRDRRWDLIVCDPPIFSRGERVFRLEKDLPLLVKLCRSVLAKNGTLFFSTHFEGWDYVDIEKILRKNFPSVKIERGQLERDVPQPPCTLKSFFLRF; encoded by the coding sequence ATGGAAAAAATCCAGTGGCGACATTTTGAAACCGAAGACCTGCTCTTCGTCGATAAACCCGACGGCATCGCCACGCACGCGCCCCATCCCGGGCTCGAGGGTTATATCGAAACCTGGCAGGAGCAACTTCGACACGAAGGCCGCCTGAGCGGCCGACCAGAGTCCGAAGGCCGCCTGAGCGACCGACCGGAGCCCGGCCTTTGGGTTTGCCACCGCTTGGACAAAACCACCTCGGGCGCCATGGTCTTCGCGAAAACCAAAGAGGCCGCGAACCGTTTGCGCCTGGATTTCGAAAATCGTCGTGTCGGGAAAACCTACTGGTTTTTGACCGATCGTCGCTCCGACCAAGAAGAACTCCTGATGGAAAGCGAGATCCGCAAGGAGGGCTCCGCTTTTGTGAGTGATCCCTCCTCTTCGTCACCCAATTCAAAAACCCGCTTCGCGCGCATCAAGCGCTCGCCCTTTTTTGAACTGTGGGCCGCCTACCCCGAATCCGGAAAACCCCACCAGATCCGTTTGCACGCACGGGATTTGGGGCTGCCGATTCTGGGCGACGGCCTTTACGGCGGTTCCAGCTTCGCGCGTCTGTGTCTCCACGCGGTCGAGCTGCGCGTTCCGGGCGCGCCCGTTTGGACCTGCCCGGCCCCGCGTTTGTTCGAACGCCTCGGCGTTCTGAAGGCGAACGAGATCGTCACCGCACTGTGCGCGATCGACCGGCGCTACCGTCAGTTCGATTTTCTGCGCGATCCCGAAATGTGTCTGCGGCTGATGGAGTTCGAAGCGCCGGGTTTACAGATGGACCTTTTGGGTTCCCAAGCCTGGCTGCAATGGTTCCGCGAGGCCGATCCGACCCCGCGCGAACTGGAACGCTGGGCGCTCGTCTCGCGCATCTTAGGTCGTCCGCTTTTGATCCAGAAGCGCTGGAACCGCGGCGAAAAGTCCGGTCCCGCGCCGAAGTGGCGCGACGAGAACTACCGCGACGTTTGGACCGCGCGCGAGAACGGCGTGACCTATGAGTTCCGCACGGACTCGGGCGAATCCCACGGCTTGTTCCTGGATCAACGCGCGAACCGCACGCGCGTGCGCGAAATCTCCGAGGGGAAAAGCGTTTTGAATCTCTTCGCGTATACGGGCGGCTTCGGCATCGCCGCCGCTTTGGGGGGCGCGACGTCGGTCACGACCGTCGACCTCAGCAAAGCCGCCATCGAGTGGAGTAAACGCAACTTCGCGCTGAACCCCGAAGCCGGCGCCGGAGACAACCAAGAGTTCTTCGCCGCGGACTGCTTCTTCTTCCTGGAGCGCGCGGCGAAACGTGACCGCCGCTGGGATTTGATCGTATGCGATCCGCCGATCTTCTCGCGCGGGGAACGCGTCTTCCGTTTAGAGAAGGACCTGCCGCTGCTCGTGAAGCTCTGCCGAAGTGTGCTCGCGAAAAACGGGACGCTCTTTTTTTCGACTCACTTCGAAGGCTGGGACTACGTCGATATCGAAAAGATCCTGCGGAAGAACTTTCCGTCGGTGAAAATCGAACGCGGACAGCTGGAGCGCGACGTGCCCCAGCCTCCCTGCACGCTCAAATCATTTTTTCTGAGGTTTTGA